A single genomic interval of Streptomyces sp. 1222.5 harbors:
- a CDS encoding MoxR family ATPase, whose amino-acid sequence MNGVHHPVESTGNGGSVSSRSWWIYRGTGQPLADIRLGDVLPPPPAWRDFDGGPVLPPVPAESAETDRRLGGADRATPRQNPHDIDMINTALLLRRPLLVTGRPGIGKSTLAYLVARELGLGRVLHWGITSRSTLRSGLYEYDAIGRAQASLGRGPAAAGTSGAPGTGADGEAGPGPDGGGARIGDFVRLGPLGTALLPYELPRVLLIDELDKSDIDLPSDLLHVLENGAYDIPELVRARQRERHAQVFTDDPDSTVTVTDGRIRCRAFPFVVITSNGERQFPPAFLRRCVRLDVSPPREDQLAAMIAAHFRDQDGRHDALIRAFVERSREHGGLAADQLLNAVFLRTAGVRDDDAAWGDLLEALWRELSGAP is encoded by the coding sequence ATGAACGGTGTCCATCACCCGGTCGAGAGCACCGGGAACGGAGGGTCCGTCAGCAGCCGCAGCTGGTGGATCTACCGAGGCACCGGGCAGCCGCTGGCCGACATCCGCCTCGGCGACGTACTGCCTCCGCCACCCGCGTGGCGGGACTTCGACGGCGGACCGGTGCTGCCGCCCGTACCGGCCGAGAGCGCCGAGACCGACCGCCGGCTCGGTGGCGCGGACCGCGCCACCCCCCGCCAGAACCCGCACGACATCGATATGATCAACACGGCCCTGCTGCTGCGCCGCCCGCTGCTCGTCACGGGCCGCCCCGGCATCGGCAAGTCGACGCTCGCCTACCTGGTCGCGCGCGAGCTGGGCCTCGGCCGTGTGCTGCACTGGGGCATCACCTCCCGCAGCACCCTGCGCTCGGGCCTGTACGAGTACGACGCCATCGGCCGCGCCCAGGCCTCCCTCGGCCGCGGTCCGGCGGCCGCCGGGACGTCCGGGGCGCCGGGCACCGGCGCGGACGGCGAGGCGGGGCCGGGTCCGGACGGCGGGGGAGCGCGGATCGGGGACTTCGTCCGGCTCGGACCGCTGGGCACCGCGCTGCTGCCGTACGAGCTGCCGCGCGTCCTGCTCATCGACGAGCTGGACAAGAGCGACATCGACCTGCCCAGCGACCTCCTCCATGTGCTGGAGAACGGCGCGTACGACATCCCCGAGCTGGTCCGCGCCCGCCAGCGGGAGCGGCACGCGCAGGTGTTCACCGACGACCCGGACAGCACGGTCACGGTGACCGACGGGCGGATCCGGTGCCGGGCCTTCCCGTTCGTCGTCATCACCAGCAACGGGGAGCGGCAGTTCCCGCCCGCCTTCCTGCGCCGCTGCGTCCGGCTCGACGTCTCGCCGCCGCGCGAGGACCAGCTCGCCGCCATGATCGCGGCCCACTTCCGGGACCAGGACGGCCGCCACGACGCGTTGATCCGCGCGTTCGTGGAGCGCAGCCGGGAACACGGCGGGCTGGCGGCCGACCAGTTGCTCAACGCCGTCTTCCTGCGCACGGCCGGCGTCCGCGACGACGACGCGGCCTGGGGCGACCTGCTGGAGGCCCTCTGGCGTGAGCTGTCGGGGGCGCCCTGA
- the fxsT gene encoding FxSxx-COOH system tetratricopeptide repeat protein: MGEEPRPYPEPVELAEALWLHAYQTLAARLPPSDRPPQSRPSTPPGLSGLPEPSGRQAAGPGPEDPPGEPADGGPRAAEGSRPEPRTAPAADRAAAGGREGPGGGRPWPSPAVDAPRTPLRYLRTGTDTSGSGAGAERRAVYGEAGAAVAPGPDLRDAPEIGRRLRPLKQVVPSASEVELDEEATAEHAAEDGLWLPYTRSADERRFDLVLVVDDHPTMVIWQQTITEFTAVAEQLGAFRDVRVRRLGLREGPGGEEAVLRGPHPDDERAGAPGELVDRTGRRIVLVLTDGLGPLWRGDAGRAALELWGAAGPVAVVHLLSQRDWHRTAVVPRQARLHSPRAGARNTELSVHFPPEQRDPFDPPPDKWTVAVPVLELDADWLGRWARLVAGDESGRVDAPVLLLGVPERPVPDDDREPPLDVPVPSVRERIRRFRSHATPTAFRLATHLAAAVLEPRLVRDVQRKLVPEAQPVHLAELFLSGLLEQTPPGEPPGDPARIPLDFVDGAREELLSAAMRADTARVVSSVSDFYGDRFEAARGLHGALLAPEEAPDPPVTAESLPFVRVELAVLRALSGPYLLRARRISAALEGALPGASITQNTERMVHDVHNVDINSDTDGLIMTDTTASQHQREDGGAVNSNPAKGIPAPSPDGQSDAVSSSRGTPVPSAPQSTPSPHTTARTSVPAVWGNVPPNNPNFVGREDLLEQVREQLVTGDTSAVLPHALHGMGGVGKSQIAIEYVYRYASDYDVVWWIPSEQPTMILTALTELAHRLGLNVSSEANRAVPAVREALRRGHPYDRWLLVFDNAENVEAVRPYFPTGGTGKILITSRNQEWDRVARTLSVDVFTREESKALLRRRARNLSDGDADRLAEALGDLPLAIEQAAAWQAVTGMSVPEYLRLINEKIAELMLELVPSPDYPMSVAAAWDVSLRQLEQRNPAALQLLQVSSFFAPEPISRSLFNNSRSTTIAPELDEALRDPIKLGRAIREINVYALARIEHRHDTIQLHRLVQAVLVNRMSPQQQADMRHGAHLLLADANPNSPGSRELWPRYQALLPHVVVSRAVECESPWVRGLVRGIVEFLYVWGDHDGAAAMAREALEIWTEKFGAEDLQTLQMAKWLAFLLRMLGEYREAAEMMQRTADTYIRIAGEDDEGTLDALIQLCSGLRLRAEMPRALEINRSVYDRSLRAFGEDDPATLRAAHSLGVGLRLMGLYQEARERDTETARLRAVTLGENHLDTLSTLSGLSIDLRETGDYLGAVVHQEDVYTRYIDNYGEDNPASVSCARVLAVCRRRAGDHEGALQLGEQALTKFESRYGADHPDAVACAANLVNDLRQDGQLPRSKELGEATVVRYAAKLGGAHPYTLSARTNVAITLRQLGELGAADEHLDAALPGMRESLGEEHILTLTAALGTATQHSAHGRHAEALELDSKSLEILTRNQGEDHPTTLACANNVVLDLRALGRDDEATALHTETLTRFRRTLGESHPATTAAASSRRAEVDIAPVPF, encoded by the coding sequence ATGGGTGAGGAGCCGCGTCCGTACCCGGAGCCCGTCGAACTGGCGGAGGCGCTGTGGCTGCACGCGTACCAGACGCTGGCGGCGCGGCTGCCCCCGTCCGACCGCCCGCCGCAATCCCGGCCGTCCACGCCGCCGGGGCTCTCCGGGCTGCCCGAACCGTCCGGCCGGCAGGCCGCCGGGCCCGGGCCCGAGGATCCGCCCGGTGAGCCGGCGGACGGCGGACCGCGGGCGGCGGAGGGCTCTCGGCCGGAGCCGCGGACGGCCCCCGCGGCGGACCGGGCGGCAGCCGGCGGCCGGGAGGGGCCGGGGGGCGGGCGGCCGTGGCCCTCGCCGGCGGTCGACGCGCCACGGACACCGCTGCGGTACCTGCGCACCGGGACCGACACATCCGGATCCGGGGCCGGTGCGGAGCGGCGGGCCGTGTACGGCGAGGCCGGGGCGGCGGTCGCGCCGGGACCGGATCTGCGCGACGCGCCGGAGATCGGCCGGCGGCTGCGACCGCTGAAGCAGGTGGTGCCCTCGGCGTCCGAGGTGGAGCTGGACGAGGAGGCCACCGCCGAGCACGCCGCCGAGGACGGCCTCTGGCTGCCGTACACCCGGTCGGCGGACGAGCGCCGGTTCGATCTCGTCCTGGTGGTGGACGATCACCCGACGATGGTGATCTGGCAGCAGACGATCACCGAGTTCACCGCCGTGGCGGAGCAGCTGGGCGCCTTCCGGGACGTCCGGGTGCGCCGGCTGGGCCTGCGCGAGGGGCCCGGCGGCGAGGAGGCGGTGCTGCGCGGCCCGCATCCGGACGACGAACGCGCCGGTGCCCCCGGCGAGCTGGTGGACCGGACCGGCCGCCGGATCGTCCTGGTGCTGACCGACGGCCTGGGGCCGCTGTGGCGGGGGGACGCCGGCCGTGCGGCGCTGGAGCTGTGGGGGGCCGCCGGGCCGGTCGCGGTGGTGCACCTGCTGTCCCAGAGGGACTGGCACCGCACCGCCGTGGTGCCCCGGCAGGCACGACTGCACAGCCCGCGCGCGGGAGCCCGCAACACCGAACTGTCCGTGCACTTCCCGCCGGAGCAGCGCGACCCGTTCGACCCGCCGCCCGACAAGTGGACGGTGGCCGTCCCGGTGCTGGAACTGGACGCCGACTGGCTGGGCCGCTGGGCCCGGCTGGTGGCCGGTGACGAGTCCGGCCGGGTCGACGCCCCCGTGCTGCTGCTGGGCGTGCCCGAGCGGCCCGTCCCGGACGACGACCGCGAGCCGCCCCTCGACGTCCCGGTGCCGTCGGTACGGGAGCGCATCCGGCGCTTCCGCAGCCACGCCACCCCCACCGCCTTCCGGCTGGCCACCCATCTGGCCGCCGCGGTCCTCGAACCCCGCCTGGTGCGGGACGTACAGCGCAAGCTGGTGCCGGAGGCCCAACCGGTGCATCTGGCCGAGCTGTTCCTGAGCGGCCTGCTGGAGCAGACCCCGCCCGGCGAACCGCCCGGCGATCCCGCCCGTATCCCGCTGGACTTCGTCGACGGCGCACGCGAGGAACTGCTGTCCGCCGCGATGCGCGCGGACACGGCGCGGGTGGTCAGTTCGGTGTCCGACTTCTACGGAGACCGCTTCGAGGCGGCCCGCGGGCTGCACGGCGCCCTGCTCGCTCCCGAAGAGGCGCCCGATCCTCCGGTCACGGCGGAGAGCCTGCCGTTCGTGCGCGTGGAACTGGCGGTCCTCCGTGCCCTCTCGGGGCCCTATCTGCTCCGTGCCCGACGCATCAGCGCAGCTCTGGAAGGGGCTCTGCCGGGAGCGTCGATCACGCAGAACACGGAGCGAATGGTCCACGATGTCCACAATGTAGACATAAATTCCGACACGGACGGCCTGATCATGACCGACACCACTGCCAGTCAGCACCAGCGTGAGGACGGGGGCGCCGTCAACAGCAATCCGGCCAAGGGCATTCCGGCACCGAGCCCCGACGGGCAGTCGGACGCCGTCTCCTCGTCACGCGGCACACCGGTACCGTCCGCACCGCAGTCGACGCCGTCCCCGCACACCACGGCACGCACCTCCGTGCCCGCCGTGTGGGGCAACGTCCCGCCGAACAACCCCAATTTCGTCGGTCGCGAGGACCTGCTGGAGCAGGTCCGGGAGCAATTGGTGACCGGCGACACCTCGGCCGTGCTGCCGCACGCCCTGCACGGCATGGGCGGTGTCGGAAAGTCGCAGATCGCCATCGAGTACGTGTACCGGTACGCGTCCGACTACGACGTGGTGTGGTGGATCCCGTCGGAACAGCCGACGATGATCCTCACCGCCCTCACCGAACTCGCCCACCGGCTGGGCCTGAACGTGAGCAGCGAGGCCAACCGGGCCGTCCCCGCGGTGCGCGAGGCACTGCGCCGGGGCCACCCGTACGACCGGTGGCTCCTGGTGTTCGACAACGCCGAGAACGTGGAGGCCGTACGCCCCTACTTCCCGACCGGTGGCACCGGCAAGATCCTCATCACCTCCCGCAACCAGGAGTGGGACCGGGTCGCGAGGACGCTGTCCGTCGACGTCTTCACCCGTGAGGAGAGCAAGGCGCTGCTGCGCCGCCGCGCCCGCAACCTGAGCGACGGCGACGCCGACCGGCTCGCCGAGGCCCTGGGCGACCTGCCGCTCGCCATCGAGCAGGCGGCCGCCTGGCAGGCGGTCACCGGCATGTCCGTGCCCGAGTACCTGCGGCTGATCAACGAGAAGATCGCCGAGCTGATGCTCGAACTCGTCCCGTCGCCCGACTACCCCATGTCGGTCGCCGCGGCCTGGGACGTCTCGCTGCGGCAGCTGGAGCAGCGCAACCCGGCGGCCCTCCAGCTCCTCCAGGTCTCCTCGTTCTTCGCGCCCGAACCGATCTCCCGCAGCCTGTTCAACAACTCGCGGAGCACCACCATCGCCCCCGAGCTGGACGAGGCCCTGCGCGACCCCATCAAACTGGGCCGGGCCATCCGGGAGATCAACGTCTACGCGCTGGCCCGGATCGAGCACCGGCACGACACCATCCAGCTGCACCGACTGGTCCAGGCGGTGCTGGTCAACCGCATGTCCCCGCAGCAGCAGGCGGACATGCGGCACGGCGCGCACCTGCTCCTCGCCGACGCCAACCCCAACAGCCCGGGCTCGCGCGAGCTGTGGCCGCGCTACCAGGCACTGCTGCCGCACGTGGTGGTGTCCCGGGCCGTGGAGTGCGAATCCCCCTGGGTGCGCGGCCTGGTCCGGGGCATCGTGGAGTTCCTCTACGTGTGGGGCGACCACGACGGCGCCGCGGCGATGGCCCGCGAGGCGCTGGAGATCTGGACCGAAAAGTTCGGCGCCGAGGACCTCCAGACGCTGCAGATGGCGAAGTGGCTGGCCTTCCTGCTGCGCATGCTCGGCGAGTACCGGGAGGCCGCCGAGATGATGCAGCGCACCGCCGACACCTACATCCGGATCGCGGGCGAGGACGACGAAGGCACCCTGGACGCCCTCATCCAGCTCTGCAGCGGTCTGCGGCTCAGGGCCGAGATGCCCAGGGCGCTGGAGATCAACCGGTCGGTCTACGACCGCTCGCTGCGGGCCTTCGGCGAGGACGACCCGGCCACGCTCCGCGCGGCCCACAGCCTCGGTGTCGGCCTGCGGCTGATGGGCCTGTACCAGGAGGCGCGGGAACGCGACACGGAGACGGCCCGGCTGCGCGCCGTCACGCTCGGCGAGAACCACCTCGACACCCTGAGCACCCTCAGCGGTCTCTCCATCGACCTGCGGGAGACCGGCGACTACCTGGGAGCCGTCGTCCACCAGGAGGACGTGTACACCCGCTACATCGACAACTACGGCGAGGACAACCCCGCAAGCGTCAGCTGCGCCCGGGTCCTCGCGGTGTGCCGCCGTCGCGCGGGCGACCACGAGGGGGCCCTGCAACTCGGCGAACAGGCCCTGACGAAGTTCGAGAGCCGCTACGGCGCCGACCACCCGGACGCCGTCGCCTGCGCGGCGAACCTGGTCAACGACCTCAGGCAGGACGGCCAGTTGCCGCGGTCCAAGGAGCTCGGCGAGGCGACCGTCGTGCGCTACGCGGCGAAGCTCGGCGGCGCCCACCCGTACACGCTGTCCGCCCGCACGAACGTGGCCATCACCCTGCGGCAGCTCGGGGAGCTCGGCGCCGCCGACGAGCACCTCGACGCGGCGCTGCCCGGCATGCGCGAGTCCCTGGGCGAGGAGCACATCCTCACCCTGACCGCCGCCCTCGGCACGGCCACCCAGCACAGTGCCCATGGGCGGCACGCGGAAGCCCTGGAACTGGACAGCAAGTCGCTGGAGATCCTGACCCGCAACCAGGGCGAGGACCACCCGACCACCCTGGCCTGCGCCAACAACGTGGTCCTCGACCTGCGGGCACTGGGCCGCGACGACGAGGCCACGGCACTGCACACCGAGACCCTGACGCGCTTCCGCCGTACGCTCGGTGAGAGCCACCCCGCGACCACGGCCGCCGCCAGCAGCCGGCGCGCCGAGGTGGACATCGCGCCCGTGCCGTTCTAG
- a CDS encoding cation:proton antiporter, with amino-acid sequence MSTDAIVTHVVAALAVVITASYTMGAVARRLGQPPVIGQLFAGIALGPSLLGLVPGGVYETLFPKQIQPILTSLSQVALVLFLFAVGYELDLRMLRGQNAVTAVSLGGFAIPMLMGAGAVLLFPGGFGSANGGRPVDATFTLYMAVALSITAVPVLASIIRDQGVAGTRPAVIAMAAAGVIDALSWPVLAVVLVGSTGGSTPTWTVRVALLAGYVLVMLFAVRPLLVWWMRRPGALMTNQVPVAVAVALGSAWATSALGLHVIFGALLAGLIMPRQPDGVPDSRLLRPLQETGGLLLPVFFAISGMAVRLSGLRSSDLLLLGLICVTAVVGKVAAGALSARAARMPWRDSVVIGVLLNTRGLTELIVLNVGLEAGVIGSRLYALLVVMALLTTAATGPLLTLLYRPDSPPLPGHAGDARYDEKVPDSRPGPEPGQSPAADAEPAPRT; translated from the coding sequence GTGAGCACGGACGCCATCGTCACCCATGTGGTAGCCGCTCTCGCGGTGGTGATCACGGCTTCGTACACCATGGGCGCGGTGGCCCGCAGGCTCGGTCAGCCGCCGGTCATCGGCCAGTTGTTCGCGGGCATCGCCCTCGGCCCCAGCCTGCTGGGGCTCGTCCCGGGCGGCGTTTACGAAACCCTCTTCCCGAAGCAGATCCAGCCCATTCTGACCTCCCTGTCACAAGTGGCGCTGGTCCTCTTTCTCTTCGCCGTCGGATATGAGCTGGACCTGCGTATGCTGCGCGGCCAGAATGCGGTGACCGCCGTCTCGCTGGGTGGATTCGCCATTCCCATGCTGATGGGCGCCGGAGCCGTCCTGCTCTTTCCCGGAGGATTCGGCTCCGCCAACGGCGGCCGTCCGGTCGACGCCACCTTCACCCTCTACATGGCGGTCGCGCTGTCCATCACGGCGGTGCCCGTCCTCGCCAGCATCATCAGGGACCAGGGGGTGGCCGGCACCAGGCCGGCCGTCATCGCCATGGCCGCCGCGGGTGTCATCGACGCGCTGAGCTGGCCGGTGCTCGCCGTGGTGCTGGTGGGCAGCACAGGCGGATCGACGCCGACCTGGACCGTCCGGGTGGCCCTGCTCGCCGGGTACGTGCTGGTGATGCTCTTCGCCGTACGGCCCCTGCTGGTGTGGTGGATGCGCAGGCCGGGCGCCCTGATGACCAACCAGGTGCCCGTCGCGGTCGCCGTGGCCCTCGGTTCGGCCTGGGCCACCAGTGCGCTCGGGCTGCACGTCATCTTCGGCGCGCTGCTGGCCGGGCTCATCATGCCCCGCCAGCCCGACGGTGTGCCGGACAGCCGGCTGCTGCGCCCGCTCCAGGAGACCGGCGGACTGCTGCTGCCGGTGTTCTTCGCGATCTCCGGGATGGCCGTCCGGCTCAGCGGGCTGCGAAGCTCCGACCTGCTGCTCCTGGGGTTGATATGTGTCACGGCGGTCGTGGGCAAGGTGGCCGCAGGGGCCCTCTCGGCCCGCGCGGCCCGGATGCCGTGGCGCGACTCGGTGGTGATCGGCGTCCTGCTCAACACCCGCGGGCTGACCGAACTCATCGTGCTCAACGTCGGGCTGGAGGCCGGGGTGATCGGCTCGCGTCTGTACGCCCTGCTGGTCGTGATGGCGCTGCTCACCACCGCGGCCACCGGTCCGCTGCTGACACTGCTGTACCGCCCGGACAGCCCGCCGCTGCCCGGACACGCCGGTGACGCCCGCTACGACGAGAAGGTGCCGGACAGCCGGCCCGGGCCGGAGCCGGGGCAGTCCCCCGCCGCGGACGCCGAGCCGGCCCCGCGGACGTAG
- a CDS encoding alpha/beta hydrolase: MRAVDERDGDLDADVEFWGLLYLDPLLELRLLASESAAPAELAPGARPPGEDISAAALTLTSDARLRGLLEEAGTGDDFAAAVAAVLTAPDCRRFLRDPAAEDPAAVLARAFLAEAVRRRAGEEGPAPALDGTARDEAVARITELLPGTAGPGTHRGPVTRKVKRMAGRLALGLASAQAVKRRSALTDAAHPAAGDVLLYLSRGAAVREAIAEAVRTAEPPVVLLAHSLGGIASLDLLVLRPLPEVALLVTVGSQAPFLYELGALPSLEHGSPLPAHVPRWLNVYDRRDLLSYLGAGVFPGRVDDLAVDSRQPFPLSHSAYWSNPELYRLLAGELP; encoded by the coding sequence GTGCGCGCCGTCGACGAGCGGGACGGCGACCTCGACGCGGACGTCGAGTTCTGGGGACTCCTCTATCTGGACCCGCTGCTCGAACTCCGACTGCTCGCCTCGGAGTCCGCGGCCCCGGCCGAGCTGGCGCCGGGAGCCCGGCCGCCGGGCGAGGACATCTCCGCGGCGGCCCTGACGCTCACCTCGGACGCCCGGCTGCGCGGACTGCTCGAGGAGGCCGGGACCGGCGACGACTTCGCCGCCGCCGTGGCCGCCGTGCTCACCGCGCCGGACTGCCGGCGCTTCCTGCGCGATCCCGCCGCGGAGGACCCGGCGGCCGTGCTGGCGCGGGCGTTCCTCGCGGAGGCGGTACGGCGGCGGGCCGGGGAGGAAGGACCGGCGCCCGCCCTCGACGGCACCGCGCGGGACGAGGCGGTCGCCCGGATCACCGAACTGCTCCCAGGGACGGCCGGCCCGGGAACGCACCGCGGACCGGTGACCCGGAAGGTCAAGCGGATGGCCGGACGGCTGGCGCTCGGGCTCGCCTCCGCCCAGGCGGTGAAACGGCGTTCGGCGCTCACGGACGCCGCCCACCCGGCCGCGGGCGACGTGCTGCTCTACCTCTCCCGGGGCGCCGCCGTCCGCGAGGCGATCGCGGAGGCGGTGCGTACGGCGGAGCCGCCCGTCGTGCTCCTCGCGCACAGCCTCGGCGGCATCGCCTCGCTCGACCTGCTCGTGCTGCGCCCCCTGCCCGAGGTCGCGCTGCTGGTCACCGTCGGCTCGCAGGCGCCGTTCCTCTACGAACTGGGCGCGCTGCCCAGCCTGGAGCACGGCAGCCCGCTGCCCGCGCACGTACCGCGCTGGCTGAACGTGTACGACCGGCGGGACCTGCTCAGCTACCTCGGGGCGGGCGTGTTCCCCGGCCGGGTCGACGACCTCGCCGTGGACAGCCGGCAGCCCTTCCCGCTCTCGCACAGCGCCTACTGGAGCAACCCCGAGCTGTACCGGCTCCTCGCGGGGGAGCTGCCGTGA
- a CDS encoding caspase family protein has product MTAAARPDRTYAVVAGVERYAAGPSWDLPGPAADARRFTAWLRGRGVPAAHIHLLLEELPGAGGPDVDVRAGTAVRETVQEVLTRRLPRLEGDLLWVFWGGHGVTDPQGHRRLFYADAGTDDKRNLDLDAWLNAFTTDLLPGFGRQIWLVDSCQTFVEDLGLARSLPTELPPGGDRLPGREQFVLLASAPGQRAVNDPARRTGVFSRAALAALTAAGGESWPPDMGKVADGVIGQFTGGTQRPTSLWYRSWTSDVRQLVFPDARRREEPVPDAALSELVNLLAGWPGMTDRDQRQLVLGMLPADLSSSIPRLGAPRPDIISIVRTCRRHPGGLAALVEAVTLIEPGSLEQRELKDWAARWLAPEQGA; this is encoded by the coding sequence GTGACCGCCGCCGCGCGCCCGGACCGTACGTACGCCGTCGTGGCCGGAGTGGAACGGTATGCCGCCGGGCCGTCCTGGGACCTGCCCGGGCCCGCCGCCGACGCCCGCCGCTTCACCGCGTGGCTGCGCGGACGAGGGGTCCCCGCCGCCCACATCCACCTGCTGCTGGAGGAGCTGCCCGGGGCCGGTGGGCCGGACGTCGACGTCCGTGCGGGGACCGCCGTACGGGAGACGGTGCAGGAGGTGCTGACCCGACGGCTGCCCCGCCTGGAGGGCGATCTGCTGTGGGTGTTCTGGGGCGGGCACGGCGTCACCGACCCGCAGGGGCACCGCCGGCTCTTCTACGCCGACGCCGGCACCGACGACAAGCGGAACCTGGACCTGGACGCGTGGCTGAACGCCTTCACCACCGATCTGCTGCCCGGCTTCGGACGGCAGATCTGGCTGGTGGACTCCTGCCAGACCTTCGTCGAGGACCTCGGCCTCGCCCGCTCACTGCCGACCGAACTCCCCCCGGGCGGCGACCGGTTGCCCGGCCGGGAGCAGTTCGTCCTGCTGGCGTCCGCCCCCGGGCAGCGGGCGGTCAACGACCCTGCGCGGCGGACCGGGGTGTTCTCCCGTGCCGCCCTGGCCGCCCTGACCGCGGCGGGCGGCGAGAGCTGGCCGCCGGACATGGGCAAGGTCGCGGACGGCGTGATCGGGCAGTTCACCGGCGGGACACAGCGGCCCACCTCGCTCTGGTACCGGTCCTGGACCAGCGACGTACGCCAACTGGTCTTCCCCGACGCGCGGCGCCGGGAGGAACCGGTGCCGGACGCGGCACTGAGCGAACTGGTCAACCTGCTCGCCGGGTGGCCCGGCATGACGGACCGGGACCAGCGCCAGCTCGTCCTCGGCATGCTGCCCGCCGACCTGTCCTCCTCCATCCCCCGGCTGGGGGCCCCGCGCCCCGACATCATCAGCATCGTCCGGACCTGCCGGCGCCACCCGGGCGGACTGGCCGCCCTGGTGGAGGCGGTCACCCTGATCGAACCGGGCTCGCTGGAGCAGCGGGAACTGAAGGACTGGGCGGCGCGCTGGCTCGCTCCGGAACAGGGCGCCTGA